From the Stigmatella erecta genome, one window contains:
- a CDS encoding response regulator, with the protein MADDARKVLVVDDDADWREFLRVCLEELGYETIEAADGHEALASLTRERCGVMLLDLNMPGMSGLEVVERLPRNVSPRIVFLTSAAAQDVGSALLSGPHYYLPKGASRDELSLLLQSLDA; encoded by the coding sequence ATGGCGGACGATGCACGCAAGGTCTTGGTCGTGGACGACGACGCGGACTGGAGAGAATTCCTGAGGGTCTGCCTCGAAGAGCTCGGCTACGAGACCATTGAGGCGGCCGACGGGCACGAGGCCCTGGCCTCGCTCACCCGGGAACGGTGCGGCGTCATGTTGCTGGACCTGAACATGCCGGGAATGAGTGGCCTGGAGGTCGTCGAGCGGCTGCCCCGGAACGTCTCCCCCCGCATCGTCTTTCTGACCTCCGCGGCAGCCCAGGACGTGGGAAGCGCGCTGCTCTCCGGCCCCCATTACTATCTGCCCAAGGGCGCGAGCCGGGACGAGCTCTCCCTCCTCCTCCAGTCATTGGATGCTTGA
- a CDS encoding S1 family peptidase encodes MMANAMTMRHCATILTLLSLTNCSVEPAPGPEASSLGENTSAIYNGWLANTGQYPEVVYVDAGNFMCTGTLISPSTVLTAAHCLDHYPAVSAVSVGFGTATTAGLHWFNASAYELHPDFDMDYLFGAVVSSHHDTALIHLTSPAPYALARLVSPAEESTYVTDNATAWVAGFGQNNMSGQPSSGVKIWGLGWVTNVKDWVIRVDAGPSAACSGDSGGPFYVSVPGAGLKQAGVLSFGTSSCETWNKYARLKLDLWWIHQQATLPCDSGFPCTQRCGDYKCDSQYESYMSCNADCYFQGCGNGMCDTAFGEYSDSCPADCYCGDGACDFTERSWGSCDADCFPPGEPLCGNGVCEQGEDRYFCEIDCH; translated from the coding sequence ATGATGGCAAACGCAATGACAATGCGACACTGCGCGACGATTTTGACCCTCTTGTCTTTGACCAATTGTTCTGTCGAGCCCGCCCCTGGGCCCGAGGCCAGCAGTCTCGGCGAAAACACGAGTGCCATCTATAACGGATGGCTCGCCAACACCGGACAGTACCCTGAGGTCGTCTACGTGGATGCGGGAAACTTCATGTGCACCGGCACCCTCATCTCGCCGAGCACCGTTCTCACCGCCGCACATTGTCTCGACCACTACCCCGCCGTCTCGGCCGTGAGCGTTGGTTTTGGCACCGCGACCACCGCTGGACTCCACTGGTTCAATGCCTCGGCCTATGAACTGCACCCCGACTTTGACATGGACTACCTCTTTGGCGCCGTGGTGAGCAGCCACCACGACACCGCCCTCATCCACCTCACGTCGCCTGCGCCCTACGCCCTGGCAAGGCTGGTGTCGCCAGCGGAGGAGTCCACTTATGTGACGGACAATGCGACGGCATGGGTTGCCGGTTTCGGGCAGAACAATATGTCCGGGCAACCGTCCTCGGGCGTGAAGATCTGGGGGCTAGGCTGGGTCACCAACGTCAAGGATTGGGTCATCCGCGTCGATGCAGGCCCTTCAGCGGCCTGCTCGGGCGACAGTGGGGGCCCGTTCTACGTCTCTGTTCCAGGCGCGGGCTTGAAACAGGCGGGAGTGCTGAGCTTTGGCACATCAAGCTGCGAGACGTGGAACAAGTATGCCCGGCTTAAGCTCGATCTCTGGTGGATTCACCAGCAGGCGACGCTACCCTGCGATTCTGGCTTCCCATGTACGCAGCGATGTGGCGACTATAAGTGCGACTCCCAATACGAAAGTTACATGAGTTGTAATGCTGATTGTTACTTCCAGGGATGCGGAAATGGTATGTGTGATACGGCATTCGGTGAGTACTCCGATAGCTGCCCTGCCGACTGTTACTGTGGTGACGGCGCTTGTGATTTTACGGAGCGAAGCTGGGGCTCCTGTGATGCCGATTGTTTCCCGCCAGGGGAGCCCTTGTGTGGCAATGGGGTCTGCGAGCAAGGAGAGGACCGGTACTTCTGCGAAATCGATTGCCACTAG
- a CDS encoding polysaccharide deacetylase family protein translates to MRFQPLVILWRRGPHLAAAVATGMALVAACSPSGTAPLSEQWAPLEATSQLPPRATVISLIFSDTLKSQKRAGPLFARHGLHAAFYVNSSRIDSHSAYLSREDLQALAEAGHEVGSHTAGHKNLEDMPLAEVRQQVCDDRAALMHLGFSVTSFAYPFSSDTPTVRQVIEDCGFRSASATGLIRHPRGCAKCPLAETLPPLDPLRIRAVASVQEHWTLKDLQSLVLQAEGAGGGWITLSFHQICDGCAEYGISETKLAAFLAWLAPRSSRGTYVRTPHEVIGGPVNPPVPSNDGVAQEGPAPGR, encoded by the coding sequence ATGCGCTTCCAGCCCCTGGTGATCCTCTGGCGTCGCGGCCCGCATCTGGCCGCAGCTGTCGCGACCGGCATGGCCCTCGTGGCCGCCTGCTCCCCCTCCGGGACAGCGCCCCTGTCGGAGCAATGGGCTCCGCTGGAGGCCACTTCGCAGTTACCCCCTCGTGCGACGGTCATCAGCCTGATCTTCTCGGACACGCTGAAGAGCCAGAAGCGCGCCGGCCCTCTGTTCGCGCGACACGGCCTGCACGCCGCCTTCTATGTCAACAGCAGCCGCATCGATTCGCACAGCGCCTACCTCTCGCGGGAGGACCTGCAAGCGCTCGCGGAAGCAGGGCATGAGGTGGGCAGCCACACGGCCGGCCACAAGAACCTGGAGGACATGCCCCTGGCGGAGGTGCGGCAGCAGGTGTGTGACGACCGCGCCGCCCTGATGCACCTGGGCTTCTCCGTCACGTCGTTTGCCTACCCCTTCAGCTCGGACACCCCCACCGTCCGTCAGGTCATCGAGGACTGTGGGTTCCGCAGCGCCAGCGCCACGGGCCTGATCCGTCATCCCCGTGGATGCGCGAAGTGTCCGCTCGCGGAGACCCTGCCCCCCTTGGACCCTCTGCGCATCCGTGCGGTCGCGTCCGTGCAGGAGCATTGGACGCTGAAGGACCTGCAGAGCCTGGTGCTCCAAGCCGAAGGCGCGGGCGGCGGGTGGATCACGCTCTCCTTCCACCAGATCTGCGATGGGTGCGCGGAGTACGGCATCTCCGAGACGAAGCTGGCCGCGTTCCTCGCGTGGCTGGCCCCCCGCTCCTCCAGGGGCACCTATGTGAGAACTCCGCACGAAGTCATCGGCGGACCGGTCAATCCCCCTGTCCCAAGCAATGACGGCGTTGCCCAGGAAGGCCCCGCACCTGGCAGGTAG
- a CDS encoding DUF7218 family protein: protein MAAKKKTSAARKGGAATKNPRQYKALKRKGMPKVRAAKIANAGKSASRKGGKKGGTRSRTTRKTSSKK, encoded by the coding sequence ATGGCCGCGAAAAAGAAGACCAGTGCCGCCCGCAAGGGGGGCGCCGCGACGAAGAACCCGCGCCAGTACAAGGCGCTCAAGCGCAAGGGCATGCCCAAGGTCCGCGCTGCGAAGATTGCCAACGCGGGCAAATCCGCCAGCCGCAAGGGCGGCAAGAAGGGCGGGACCCGCAGCCGCACCACCCGCAAGACCAGCAGCAAGAAGTAG